ATGGAGTCTTTAATTTAAAACGAAATAGGGACTTCCTGTAATGTTGGGTAAGATGTGATGGCGCCATGTTTTGTTGTGGATATAGCAGCATAACGGTTGGCAAAGGTAAGAAGGGGCGTAGCAAATGTTTCGCAAAAGGCTGCGAGAGACTCCACTGCAATGTTTTTCTGTAACAACATACTTAAAATGGCACCGATAAAGGCATCACCTGCACCTGTTGTATCAAGTGTTTGTACAACTTCAGCAGCAGCTTTTACATGCTGTTGCTTCGTGTAAAGACTAGCTCCTTGTGCACCATGCGTGACGAAAATGACTTGAACCTTCTCTTGAAATAATGACTGCACGGCTTGCTGCTCATCGTCTATATGTGTTAAAAACGATAGTTCATCATCGGAAAGCTTCACGATATGCGCACGCGGAATAAAGTTTAAAATCGTTTGCCGACATGCTTCAGCGTCATGCCAAAGGGGGAGTCGTACGTTCGGGTCAAAAGATACAAGGCACCCCATTTCATGAGCTTGCTCAATAATCGCCTTATGTGTTTGCTTCATTGGACTATCCACTAAGTTCACCGAACAAAAGTGGAGAAGATCATGAGCTGTTAGTAAGTTAGTCGGCAATTGTTGTGAGCTGTATAACAAATCAGCTGCATTTTTTCGATAAAATAAAAAGTCACGTTCACCATCCGCTGTCAAGGATACAAAGGCAAGGCTTGTTTCACCATCCGCTGTTTGTGCGATATACTGCGTATCTACGCCAGCTTGTTTCACGGTAGCAATTAAAAAGTCCCCAAATGCATCTTGCCCAACTTGTGTTAGTAGGGCAGCAGATTGGCCTAATTTTGCGCAGACTGCTGCTACATTCGCCGGTGCACCACCCGCATTTTTCGTAAACTGTTCGACCGATAAAAGCGAGCCGCTTTGTCCAGCGGGCGTAAAGTCAATTAAGAGTTCACCAATTGCATACAATTTTCGCATACAATACCTCCTTGTCCAATCAAATCTTCATTCCTGCAAAGGAGCTTTTTGCTTTGGAATATAAATAGTATAAAAAATCCCAGAAAAAATGAGTAAGATACCAAGCGTTTGAATAGCGCTAGGCATGAAATCAAGCAGTAACATATCTAATAAGATAGCGACAACGGGATCTACAAATACTAAAACAGACACTAGTATAGTAGATAGGCTACGAATACTATCAAAAAATAAATAATAAACAAATCCAGTATGAATAAATCCTGTCCCTAAAATATAAAGCCAATTCGTTGTTGTCAATCCTTCAAATAATGAAAAATCTACAAACGGTACTAGCATCACAATACCAACAGCCGTTTGTATAAACGTTAAGGCATAGGCGCTTAAATTTTTTATCGTTCTGCTCGTTAACATCGTAAATGCATAAAATAAAGCGGAGAGCAATGCCCACACAAAACCGGACTGCATAAATTCAGATAATGAAATAAAATTTTGTAATCCAATAATAAAAATACTGCCGATAAAACAAGTTACCGTTGCGACAAGGGCTTGTATAGTCATTTTTTCTTTAAGCAATAACGCACCTAAAATAAGCACAAAAATAGGTGCTAAATTATAAATTGAAATGGCGATTGAAATCGACATCTCCTCAAAAGCTTTAAATAAAAACACCCAGTTTAAGACGATAAAGACTCCACAAAGAAGGGTGCGCAATAGTTCCTTTTTGTTCCAGATCTCTGTTTTATGCCCGCCCGTAATTAGCCATAAGGCGCCAAGAAAGAGTGTTGCACAAACACAACGGATAAAGACTAGCTCTGTAGCGGGTACGCCAGTATGGATCGTGAAAAAGCCGATGGAGCCAAAAATGGCCATAGACACTGTAAGTTTTATGATTGCTGAGACATTCATAACAAACCTGCTTTCTAGTAGTAATGAAATGGCTACTATTTTTTAGCTATCACTATAATGGAGAAACCGACAGCGTTGTCTACTGTCGGCTCTTGTTCATTAGAAAACGATTACTCACGGATTTGCCCATTTCCATGGATGAAATACTTTGTAGATGTTAATGCTGGTAAGCCCATTGGTCCACGAGCATGTAATTTTTGTGTACTAATCCCGATTTCAGCGCCATAGCCAAATTCAAAGCCATCTGTAAAGCGAGTAGAAGCGTTATGATAAACCGCCGCAGCGTCTACACTATTTAAAAATGTATCTGCCACAAGCTGATCTTCAGTAACAATGGCCTCCGAGTGGTTTGTACCATATTGATTAATGTGCTCGATAGCCTCATAAACGTTTTCGACAATTTTGACGCTAATCTTTAAATCTAGGTATTCTGTTGCAAAGTCTTCCTCTGTAGCGGGCTGCGCAAAATCCACCGCTTGGCAAACTGTCGCATCACCTACAATTGTCACGCCTGCTTCATGCAGTGCGTTTAGCAACTGTGTACCGTGTTCACTAAACCACTCCGGATGAATTAGTAAGCTTTCTGCTGCATTACAAACAGAAGGACGTTGTGTTTTTGCATTTCGACAAATGTTTTCTGCTTTTATGTAATCGGCTGTTTGGTCCACATAAATATGGCAATTGCCTGCTCCTGTTTCAAGCACAGGCACAGAAGCTTCACGAACAACTAAATCAATCAGAGCTTTACCACCGCGTGGAATTAGTACATCAAGATATTCTTTTAAATGGAATAATTCCTTTGCTGTGTCACGACTTGTATCTTCGATTAATTGCACTGCATCGACTGGGATAGACGTTTTTTCAAGTGCTCGGTGGATACTTGAAACAAGGGCAATATTTGAAAATTTGGCTGAGGAACTACCTCGTAATAGTACAGCATTACCCGTTTTCAATGATAATGTGGCTGCATCGACCGTAACATTTGGTCTAGCCTCATAGATCATGCCGATCACCCCAATTGGCACCATCCGCTTCTCAATAAGTAAGCCGTTATCCTTTTCAATATGCTCAAGCGTAGTTCCAACTGGATCATTTAATTTCACTAATAAATGAATGGCATCTGCCATTGCTGTGATACGTTCCTTGTTTAACATAATGCGATCAAGTGTTGAAGTAGGCATGCCTTTGTCTTTACCATTTGCTAAATCCTTTAAATTTTCAGAAATTATCATATCTTGATCGATTAGTAATTGTTCCGCAATTTTCGTTAAGGCATCATTTTTTTCGCATGTTGTTTTAATATTTAAAACATAGCTTGCTGCCTTTGCTCGTTTTCCTTTTTGGTATACTTCACTTGTCATTTGATTTCCTCCTATTTCGTTTGTATTTTTAACCATTTATCCCGATGAATAACCTCTATCGGGTAATTGGTTAATTCATCAGTTCGTTTTCCCATTGCGTGTGCTAGCTCAAGTGATGAATATAAAACTTCGCCGCGCCCAATCAGCTTATTATGGCTGTATACTTCAACAACGTCACCTTGTTCGAAGTCTCCTTCAACTCGATAGACACCTGCTGGAAGTAAGCTTTTGCCATTTTCTAATAATGCGTGCTCTGCACCGTTATCTATAAAAATTTTACCAGAAATTTCCGTTAGCGCAATCCACTGTTTATTATTTGTTAAGACAGCGAGTGCTTCATGTTCTACATATGTGCCATCGCCATGACCATCTAAAATATGGATTAGCTTTTGAGCCCCGTAGCCCGTTCCGATAAATACTTTAACGCCTGCATTTAAAGCTGCACGGGCTGCTAATAGTTTGGACTCCATACCACCTGTTCCAACTTTAGAGCCAGCACCGTCAGCGAAGCCTAGCATTTCGTCTGTTACTTCTGTTAACCGATCAATGCGTTTTGCTTGCGGATTTTTATTGGGATTGGCATCGTATAAACCATTAATGTCTGTCAGAATAATGAGCTGGTCTGCATGAACAAGCCCACTGACAAGTGCGGATAGCATATCATTATCCCCAAATGTTAATTCGCTAACAGATACCGTATCGTTTTCATTAATAATTGGGAGCATCGAGCGCTCAAGTAATTCCTCAAATGTTGCATAGGCATTTTTATAGCGTTCTTTTTTCGAAAAATCAGTCCGTGTAAGTAAAATTTGAGCAGGCATTATATCATAAATACTAAATAGTGCATGATAGGTTTGGATAAGCAAACTTTGACCGACTGCTGCTGCTGCTTGTTTCCCTTTTACTGTCACAGGGCGAGAAGGGTAGCCGAGTTGTTTAAAGCCTGCTGCTACAGCACCTGACGAAACTAGTAAAACTTCATGTCCACATTTTTTTAATTCCGCAATAGCTTGCACGTGATCCATTAAGCGTACTTTATCAATTTCGCCTTTTGCATTAGTTAAGGAGCTACTGCCGATTTTTACAACAATTCTTTTTCTTTCCATCCTAATTCCTCCAGTTCACCATTTGGGG
This DNA window, taken from Lysinibacillus sp. FSL M8-0337, encodes the following:
- a CDS encoding carbohydrate kinase, with amino-acid sequence MRKLYAIGELLIDFTPAGQSGSLLSVEQFTKNAGGAPANVAAVCAKLGQSAALLTQVGQDAFGDFLIATVKQAGVDTQYIAQTADGETSLAFVSLTADGERDFLFYRKNAADLLYSSQQLPTNLLTAHDLLHFCSVNLVDSPMKQTHKAIIEQAHEMGCLVSFDPNVRLPLWHDAEACRQTILNFIPRAHIVKLSDDELSFLTHIDDEQQAVQSLFQEKVQVIFVTHGAQGASLYTKQQHVKAAAEVVQTLDTTGAGDAFIGAILSMLLQKNIAVESLAAFCETFATPLLTFANRYAAISTTKHGAITSYPTLQEVPISF
- a CDS encoding DMT family transporter is translated as MNVSAIIKLTVSMAIFGSIGFFTIHTGVPATELVFIRCVCATLFLGALWLITGGHKTEIWNKKELLRTLLCGVFIVLNWVFLFKAFEEMSISIAISIYNLAPIFVLILGALLLKEKMTIQALVATVTCFIGSIFIIGLQNFISLSEFMQSGFVWALLSALFYAFTMLTSRTIKNLSAYALTFIQTAVGIVMLVPFVDFSLFEGLTTTNWLYILGTGFIHTGFVYYLFFDSIRSLSTILVSVLVFVDPVVAILLDMLLLDFMPSAIQTLGILLIFSGIFYTIYIPKQKAPLQE
- a CDS encoding glutamate-5-semialdehyde dehydrogenase; the protein is MTSEVYQKGKRAKAASYVLNIKTTCEKNDALTKIAEQLLIDQDMIISENLKDLANGKDKGMPTSTLDRIMLNKERITAMADAIHLLVKLNDPVGTTLEHIEKDNGLLIEKRMVPIGVIGMIYEARPNVTVDAATLSLKTGNAVLLRGSSSAKFSNIALVSSIHRALEKTSIPVDAVQLIEDTSRDTAKELFHLKEYLDVLIPRGGKALIDLVVREASVPVLETGAGNCHIYVDQTADYIKAENICRNAKTQRPSVCNAAESLLIHPEWFSEHGTQLLNALHEAGVTIVGDATVCQAVDFAQPATEEDFATEYLDLKISVKIVENVYEAIEHINQYGTNHSEAIVTEDQLVADTFLNSVDAAAVYHNASTRFTDGFEFGYGAEIGISTQKLHARGPMGLPALTSTKYFIHGNGQIRE
- the proB gene encoding glutamate 5-kinase, with product MERKRIVVKIGSSSLTNAKGEIDKVRLMDHVQAIAELKKCGHEVLLVSSGAVAAGFKQLGYPSRPVTVKGKQAAAAVGQSLLIQTYHALFSIYDIMPAQILLTRTDFSKKERYKNAYATFEELLERSMLPIINENDTVSVSELTFGDNDMLSALVSGLVHADQLIILTDINGLYDANPNKNPQAKRIDRLTEVTDEMLGFADGAGSKVGTGGMESKLLAARAALNAGVKVFIGTGYGAQKLIHILDGHGDGTYVEHEALAVLTNNKQWIALTEISGKIFIDNGAEHALLENGKSLLPAGVYRVEGDFEQGDVVEVYSHNKLIGRGEVLYSSLELAHAMGKRTDELTNYPIEVIHRDKWLKIQTK